A section of the Castanea sativa cultivar Marrone di Chiusa Pesio chromosome 12, ASM4071231v1 genome encodes:
- the LOC142621320 gene encoding auxin-responsive protein SAUR32 has translation MGISADKHQLNFHIHMPHLHFHHHQVHHHHHHEHDNKKELKDIPKGCLAVIVGQGEEQQRFVIPVIYINHPLFMQLLKEAEKEFGFDQKGPITIPCHVEEFRTVQGMIDKEQSVHQHHHVWCFRV, from the coding sequence ATGGGGATTAGTGCTGACAAACACCAGTTGAATTTCCATATCCATATGCCACACCTTCACTTTCACCACCACCAGgtccatcaccaccaccaccatgaacATGACAACAAGAAAGAGCTGAAAGACATCCCAAAGGGGTGTTTGGCAGTCATAGTGGGTCAAGGTGAAGAGCAACAAAGGtttgtgatccctgtgatttACATCAACCACCCACTCTTCATGCAGTTGTTGAAGGAAGCTGAGAAAGAGTTTGGCTTTGACCAGAAGGGACCCATCACCATACCTTGCCATGTCGAGGAGTTTCGCACCGTCCAAGGCATGATTGACAAGGAGCAATCAGTCCACCAGCACCACCATGTTTGGTGCTTTAGGGTTTGA